A single region of the Gephyromycinifex aptenodytis genome encodes:
- the qcrB gene encoding cytochrome bc1 complex cytochrome b subunit, which produces MSTSATSRAADSVRAKDDNRPSEPAATSTRGGGGVAGWLDDRTGLAKPVRYLMHKVFPDHWSFMLGEVAMYSMVVALLTGVILTLWFIPSMGHTVYYGEYAPLNGVGMSEAYASALDISFAVPGGLLIRQIHHWSALFFIGAIGLHMGRVFFTGAFRKPREINWVIGTALLLLAMIEGFAGYSLPDDLLSGTGLRVMEGFVESSPVIGSIMSYFMFNGAFPGESIIPRLYMAHILLVPAILIGLFTAHLVLVMVHKHTQFPGPGRTNENVVGFPVMPVYAAKAGGFFFIVFGIITLVSALVTINPIWAYGPYDPSPVTAGVQPDWYMGFADGALRLLPGWLEFEVLGYTLSLNVALGSIVLLPVWFTLLGAYPFLEAWVTGDKREHHLLDRPRNRPTRTGLGVAVLIVYLVMFMAAGNDIMAIKMGLSINDITHALRLLFFVGPVVGFWITKRVCLSLQRADRELALHGRETGRIVLSDEGSFSEVHEPLNEYERWALVQHESPAPLELTSGTDEFGVATPDSGGSKRRAAWSRFYFNDRVEPPTPAELASQAHGHGHEGHKDVELVTAPPAPSIESRDSTGH; this is translated from the coding sequence ATGAGCACTTCAGCCACCTCGCGCGCAGCGGATTCCGTGCGCGCGAAGGACGACAATCGCCCCTCGGAACCGGCCGCCACCTCCACTCGGGGTGGCGGCGGCGTCGCCGGTTGGTTGGATGATCGCACCGGACTGGCCAAGCCAGTCCGTTACCTGATGCACAAGGTCTTCCCTGACCACTGGTCGTTCATGCTGGGCGAGGTGGCCATGTACTCCATGGTCGTCGCGCTTCTCACCGGCGTGATCCTGACCCTGTGGTTCATCCCATCCATGGGTCACACCGTCTACTACGGCGAGTACGCCCCGCTGAATGGCGTCGGGATGAGTGAGGCTTACGCCTCCGCACTGGACATCTCCTTCGCCGTGCCCGGCGGTCTGCTTATCCGGCAGATCCACCACTGGTCGGCGTTGTTCTTCATCGGTGCTATCGGCCTGCACATGGGGCGCGTCTTCTTCACCGGCGCGTTCCGCAAGCCCCGCGAAATCAACTGGGTCATCGGCACCGCCCTGCTCCTGCTGGCCATGATTGAAGGCTTCGCCGGCTACTCCCTCCCCGACGACCTGCTCTCGGGCACCGGTCTTCGCGTGATGGAGGGCTTCGTGGAGTCCTCGCCGGTCATTGGTTCGATCATGAGCTACTTCATGTTCAACGGCGCCTTCCCCGGCGAGTCGATCATTCCTCGCCTCTACATGGCGCACATCCTGCTCGTGCCGGCCATCCTCATCGGCCTGTTCACCGCGCACCTTGTTCTGGTCATGGTGCACAAGCACACGCAGTTCCCCGGGCCTGGCCGCACCAACGAGAACGTTGTCGGCTTCCCCGTCATGCCGGTCTATGCGGCGAAGGCGGGCGGCTTCTTCTTCATCGTGTTCGGCATCATCACGCTGGTTTCGGCGTTGGTCACGATCAACCCGATCTGGGCATACGGTCCTTACGACCCGTCCCCGGTGACGGCCGGTGTGCAGCCGGACTGGTACATGGGCTTCGCCGATGGTGCGTTGCGTCTGCTGCCGGGTTGGCTGGAGTTCGAGGTTCTCGGTTACACGCTGAGCCTCAACGTTGCTCTCGGCTCCATCGTGTTGCTGCCCGTGTGGTTCACCCTCCTGGGCGCCTACCCCTTCCTTGAGGCGTGGGTCACCGGCGACAAGCGTGAGCACCACCTCCTGGACCGCCCGCGCAACCGTCCGACCCGTACCGGCCTGGGCGTCGCCGTTCTGATCGTTTACCTGGTCATGTTCATGGCCGCCGGTAACGACATCATGGCGATCAAGATGGGGTTGTCGATCAACGACATCACGCACGCGCTGCGGCTGCTGTTCTTCGTGGGCCCGGTCGTCGGATTCTGGATCACTAAGCGGGTCTGCCTGTCCTTGCAGCGTGCGGACCGTGAGCTTGCCCTGCACGGCAGGGAAACCGGCCGAATCGTCCTGTCTGACGAGGGTTCCTTCTCCGAGGTGCACGAACCACTCAACGAATACGAGCGCTGGGCTCTTGTGCAGCACGAGTCCCCCGCCCCGTTGGAGCTCACGTCGGGCACCGACGAGTTCGGTGTAGCCACTCCCGACTCCGGTGGATCCAAGCGCCGCGCCGCGTGGTCTCGGTTCTACTTCAACGACCGCGTCGAGCCTCCCACGCCTGCCGAGCTTGCGAGCCAGGCACATGGGCACGGGCACGAAGGCCATAAGGACGTCGAACTGGTGACGGCCCCGCCGGCCCCCTCGATCGAGAGTCGTGACTCCACCGGCCATTGA
- the qcrA gene encoding cytochrome bc1 complex Rieske iron-sulfur subunit: protein MNDNGSPAENTPANGGSTAAGSHQVSPSREAVNLDQGHIEGTGELPARFDNPGLPPHILRHADVDEKAAKRAERQVLTLFTLSILGTIGFMLAYFLLDSEQMVLVPLFGRLNLLHTLLGLTLAISLLGIGFGAVHWAKTLMPDAESIEERHPVAAAPEDRQGFADTLVEGRKASQLGRRPLIGVLGATALGIFALPPVVQAIFGLGPLPGRQLKQTFWQKGMRLVRDPELTPIRADDVRLGSVFHVLPEGIDGPKVRDKSDEETQHDEDLGVLERKAKAATLLIRLDPEDFKSQKARDWGYQGIVAYNKICTHAGCPVGLYEQGTHHLLCPCHQSTFDVTQDCKVVFGPAKRPLPQLKITVDDEGYLIAAQPYMEPVGPSHWSRLK, encoded by the coding sequence ATGAACGACAACGGCTCCCCTGCGGAGAACACCCCCGCCAACGGGGGCTCGACCGCGGCTGGCTCGCACCAGGTGAGCCCCAGCCGCGAGGCGGTGAACCTCGACCAGGGGCACATCGAAGGCACCGGCGAGCTTCCGGCTCGCTTCGACAACCCTGGACTGCCCCCGCACATCCTTCGCCACGCCGATGTGGACGAGAAGGCAGCCAAGCGCGCGGAGCGCCAGGTGCTCACGCTGTTCACCCTGTCGATCCTGGGCACGATCGGCTTCATGCTCGCCTACTTCTTGCTCGACAGCGAGCAGATGGTGTTGGTTCCGCTCTTCGGGCGGCTCAACCTTCTGCACACCCTGCTGGGCCTCACCCTGGCGATCAGCTTGCTCGGTATCGGTTTCGGCGCTGTGCACTGGGCCAAAACGTTGATGCCGGATGCTGAGTCCATCGAAGAGCGTCACCCGGTCGCTGCGGCCCCTGAGGATCGTCAGGGCTTCGCCGATACGTTGGTCGAAGGCCGTAAGGCCTCTCAGCTTGGACGCCGCCCCCTGATCGGTGTGCTCGGGGCAACGGCACTGGGTATTTTCGCCCTGCCGCCGGTGGTCCAGGCCATCTTCGGCCTCGGCCCGCTGCCCGGTCGTCAGCTCAAGCAGACCTTCTGGCAGAAGGGCATGCGCCTGGTGCGTGACCCGGAGTTGACGCCCATTCGCGCCGACGACGTGCGCCTGGGCTCGGTCTTCCACGTCCTGCCTGAGGGTATCGACGGTCCTAAGGTGCGGGACAAATCTGACGAAGAGACACAGCACGACGAGGATCTCGGCGTGCTGGAGCGCAAGGCCAAGGCCGCAACGCTGCTGATCCGCCTCGATCCTGAGGACTTCAAATCTCAGAAAGCGCGCGATTGGGGCTATCAAGGTATCGTCGCCTATAACAAGATTTGCACCCACGCCGGTTGCCCGGTCGGGTTGTATGAACAGGGAACACATCACTTGCTGTGTCCCTGTCACCAGTCCACATTTGATGTGACTCAAGACTGCAAGGTGGTTTTCGGTCCGGCTAAGCGTCCGCTTCCCCAGCTGAAGATCACTGTCGATGACGAGGGCTACCTCATCGCAGCGCAGCCGTACATGGAGCCCGTTGGACCGAGCCATTGGAGTCGTCTGAAATGA
- the qcrC gene encoding cytochrome bc1 complex diheme cytochrome c subunit, which produces MTSSAARRRHPAALFALLFVGLLAVGSLYSVFMPSGSAQADTRPVTSKDVEAGHKLFLANCATCHGQQGQGTPAGPSLVGVGAASVDFQVGTGRMPLAAPGVQAKRNEVHYTDEQIKQMAAWVTTLGPGPGVPDEKYSSGVGGNPARGGEIYRVNCAMCHNFAGSGGALTRGKYAPPLKNIEGKHIYEAMLTGPQSMPVFNDTNLEPEAKRDVIAYLHELDKNENYGGHSLGNLGPVADGFFFWGIGIPLMIAAAVWLGRKAA; this is translated from the coding sequence GTGACCTCATCCGCAGCCCGACGCCGGCATCCGGCGGCGCTTTTCGCCCTGCTGTTCGTCGGCCTCCTTGCTGTGGGATCCCTGTACTCGGTCTTCATGCCGTCAGGGTCCGCGCAGGCCGACACCCGGCCGGTGACGAGCAAGGACGTCGAGGCTGGTCACAAGCTGTTCCTCGCGAACTGCGCGACCTGCCACGGCCAGCAGGGCCAGGGCACCCCCGCCGGTCCCAGCCTGGTCGGCGTCGGCGCGGCTTCAGTGGACTTCCAGGTCGGCACCGGCCGGATGCCGCTGGCAGCCCCCGGTGTTCAGGCCAAGCGCAACGAGGTGCACTACACCGACGAGCAGATCAAGCAGATGGCGGCGTGGGTGACCACCCTTGGTCCCGGCCCGGGCGTCCCGGATGAGAAGTACAGCAGCGGCGTCGGCGGCAACCCCGCCCGCGGCGGCGAGATCTACCGCGTCAACTGCGCCATGTGTCACAACTTCGCCGGCTCCGGCGGTGCGCTGACTCGCGGCAAGTACGCTCCCCCGTTGAAGAACATCGAAGGCAAGCACATCTACGAGGCCATGTTGACCGGCCCGCAGTCCATGCCTGTCTTCAACGACACCAACTTGGAGCCTGAGGCAAAACGCGATGTCATCGCCTACCTGCACGAGCTCGACAAGAATGAGAACTACGGCGGGCACAGCCTGGGCAACCTCGGCCCCGTGGCCGACGGCTTCTTCTTCTGGGGCATCGGCATCCCCCTCATGATCGCCGCGGCTGTCTGGCTAGGACGCAAGGCCGCATGA
- the ctaE gene encoding aa3-type cytochrome oxidase subunit III, with translation MATVSSAHTHAPRPHSGNAPGHGPVTRPNMASVGTIVWLSSELMFFAGLFAIYFTLRASRPDLWETGTAHLNVPFAVGNTLILVISSVWCQLGVFKAEQGIGSRTGKLFEIGKWGMRDWYVLTYLFGSVFVAGQVLEYAELAHHGMTLSHDAYSSAFYITTGFHGIHVIGGLIAFLLIIGRSFSSRRYTHRQATGAIVTSYYWHFVDVVWIALFIAIYILQ, from the coding sequence GTGGCGACTGTTTCCTCTGCACATACACACGCACCGCGACCGCACTCGGGCAATGCCCCGGGTCACGGGCCGGTTACCCGACCCAATATGGCCTCGGTGGGCACCATCGTCTGGCTATCAAGCGAACTCATGTTCTTCGCGGGGCTGTTCGCCATCTACTTCACGTTGCGGGCCTCGCGCCCCGACCTGTGGGAGACCGGCACAGCTCACCTGAACGTGCCGTTCGCGGTGGGCAACACCCTGATCCTGGTGATTTCCTCCGTGTGGTGTCAGCTCGGCGTCTTCAAAGCCGAGCAGGGCATCGGCTCACGGACCGGCAAGCTCTTCGAGATCGGCAAGTGGGGCATGCGCGACTGGTACGTGCTGACCTACCTGTTCGGCTCGGTGTTCGTGGCCGGCCAGGTCCTTGAGTACGCGGAGCTGGCGCATCACGGGATGACGCTCTCCCATGACGCCTACAGCTCGGCCTTCTACATCACGACCGGGTTCCACGGCATCCACGTCATCGGTGGCCTGATCGCGTTCCTGCTCATCATCGGACGCAGCTTCTCCTCGCGCCGATACACCCACAGGCAGGCCACGGGAGCCATCGTGACCTCCTACTACTGGCACTTCGTCGACGTGGTGTGGATCGCCCTCTTCATCGCGATCTACATCCTCCAATGA
- a CDS encoding response regulator transcription factor, protein MTGSHGPQGSSSIVAPSAQGSTGAQRRSVRILLFSDDRLTRDSVRLAVGRRPARDVEVASWLECATAPAVTKAVKAREVDLLILDGEAAPLGGMGLCRQLKHEIYECPPVILLTGRPQDGWLAAWSYAERAVPQPIDAMSMCNAVAEVSRALPGLEN, encoded by the coding sequence ATGACTGGCTCCCACGGCCCGCAGGGCTCCTCCTCGATCGTCGCTCCCTCGGCGCAGGGATCCACCGGTGCGCAGCGGCGTTCGGTGCGCATTCTGCTGTTCAGCGACGACCGCCTCACTCGTGACTCCGTTCGCCTGGCAGTGGGACGTCGTCCGGCACGTGACGTCGAGGTGGCCTCGTGGCTGGAATGCGCAACTGCGCCTGCAGTCACGAAAGCGGTCAAGGCGCGTGAGGTCGACCTGCTCATCCTGGATGGCGAAGCGGCCCCGCTGGGGGGCATGGGATTGTGCCGTCAGCTCAAGCACGAGATCTACGAATGCCCGCCAGTCATTCTGCTGACAGGGCGGCCCCAGGACGGCTGGCTCGCGGCCTGGTCCTACGCCGAGCGTGCTGTCCCGCAGCCGATCGATGCGATGTCCATGTGCAACGCGGTAGCCGAAGTGTCCCGCGCCTTGCCTGGCCTCGAAAACTGA
- the trpD gene encoding anthranilate phosphoribosyltransferase → MVEPGTTTWPELLTLLVTGVDLSGDQASWAMNRIMAGEATDAQVAGFLIALRAKGVTTEELGGIAEQMLSHARRISVPAPSLDIVGTGGDRANTVNISTMSAVVAAAAGAVIVKHGNRAASSKSGTADCLEALGVVLSLGPEKVVEVAHKVGITFCFAQDFHPSMRHVAGPRRELGVPTVFNLLGPLTNPAQPVHSAVGVADALAAPLVAGVFAARGNRAAVFRGDDGLDEITVSTTSRIWWVAQGDIDEYVIAPEDVGLARHPIEALRGADANYNAQVVRDVFAGKTGAPREAVLLNAGIALAVAAEPQVRNQADFVQALRAGIARAAEAIDSGATTARLEAWKAATREAAEQR, encoded by the coding sequence ATGGTCGAGCCCGGTACGACGACCTGGCCCGAACTTCTGACCCTCCTGGTCACCGGCGTCGACCTCTCCGGCGACCAGGCTTCCTGGGCCATGAACCGCATCATGGCGGGCGAGGCAACTGACGCCCAGGTAGCGGGCTTCCTCATAGCGCTGCGCGCCAAAGGGGTGACCACTGAAGAACTCGGTGGCATCGCTGAACAGATGCTGAGCCACGCCCGCCGTATCTCGGTACCGGCCCCCAGCCTGGACATCGTGGGAACCGGTGGCGACCGCGCCAACACGGTCAACATCTCGACAATGTCTGCCGTGGTCGCCGCAGCTGCTGGGGCGGTCATCGTCAAGCACGGCAACCGTGCTGCCTCCTCGAAGTCCGGCACCGCTGACTGCTTGGAAGCCTTGGGAGTCGTCCTGAGCCTGGGTCCGGAGAAGGTCGTGGAGGTGGCGCACAAGGTGGGTATCACCTTCTGCTTCGCCCAGGACTTCCATCCCTCGATGCGTCACGTTGCCGGACCGCGTCGGGAACTAGGGGTGCCGACGGTGTTCAACCTGCTCGGTCCGCTGACCAATCCCGCGCAACCGGTTCACTCGGCGGTCGGGGTCGCCGATGCGCTGGCCGCCCCGCTGGTCGCAGGGGTCTTTGCGGCTCGCGGCAACCGGGCAGCGGTCTTCCGGGGGGACGACGGCCTGGATGAGATCACCGTCTCGACGACCTCGCGCATCTGGTGGGTAGCTCAAGGCGACATCGACGAGTACGTCATCGCACCTGAAGATGTAGGCCTCGCCAGACATCCGATCGAGGCGTTGCGCGGAGCCGATGCGAACTACAACGCTCAAGTGGTCCGGGACGTGTTCGCGGGCAAAACCGGCGCACCGCGGGAAGCGGTGTTGCTCAACGCCGGGATTGCTCTGGCGGTAGCTGCGGAGCCGCAGGTGCGCAACCAAGCAGACTTCGTGCAAGCGCTTCGCGCCGGAATCGCGCGGGCAGCTGAAGCCATCGACTCAGGGGCGACCACGGCGCGCCTCGAGGCCTGGAAAGCCGCGACCCGAGAGGCCGCCGAGCAGCGCTGA
- a CDS encoding Lrp/AsnC family transcriptional regulator translates to MITAIVLIKADVNRIPEVAQAVAEIENVSEVYSVTGDIDLIALVRVAQHEDFADVIAGQINKTEGVAATDTHIAFRTYSSDDLDAAFSIGLD, encoded by the coding sequence GTGATCACCGCCATCGTCCTCATCAAGGCCGACGTCAACCGCATTCCCGAGGTGGCTCAGGCAGTCGCCGAGATCGAGAACGTCAGCGAGGTGTACTCCGTCACCGGCGACATCGACCTCATTGCGTTGGTTCGCGTGGCTCAACACGAGGACTTTGCCGACGTCATCGCCGGGCAGATCAACAAGACGGAGGGTGTGGCAGCCACTGACACCCACATTGCTTTCCGTACCTACAGCAGCGACGACCTCGACGCAGCCTTCAGCATCGGTCTGGACTGA
- a CDS encoding DEDD exonuclease domain-containing protein, translated as MQAVQGTLDELGTPLREVTFVVVDLETTGSSPSGAHITEIGAVKVRGGQVLGEFQTLVRPEGPIPDFIQVLTGISNEMVAQAPRIGEVLPQFLEFAVGTVLVAHNAPFDVGFLRAAARDLELPWPNPAVVDTVKLARRLVSRDETPNHKLGTLAAYFGAETSPDHRALHDARATVDVLHALLDRAGGAGATTVEELAVLTSRVTPTQRRKRHLADGLPATPGVYMFTGNNGRVLYVGTSSDIRRRVRSYFTASEQRSRIRDMLAAATGVTPIICATDLEARVRELRLIAEHDPPYNRRSRRPENRPWVKLTHERFPRLSIVHRVRDDGATYCGPYPHRDAADAAIQAIHEILPLRSCTTRLARRSAEVAACLLADLGRCGAPCEGRQSVEDYGQIAARAIALMQGASRQILHSLAERMSELSSAERFEEAGAVRDRTATLIRGLCRSQRLTPLAATAQIVGARRRAAGGWEVVCVRYGRFAGTTLTPRGADPMPYIGAMIRTAEVVAAPTAPHPAAHPEETELLHTWLTTEGTRLVEVEGVWVCPVGGAEALADLAVPRTSPATSAWID; from the coding sequence ATGCAGGCCGTTCAGGGAACTCTCGATGAGTTGGGCACCCCGCTGAGGGAGGTCACCTTCGTCGTCGTCGACCTGGAGACCACAGGCAGTAGCCCCTCCGGCGCGCACATCACCGAGATCGGTGCAGTCAAAGTGCGCGGCGGGCAGGTCCTGGGTGAGTTCCAGACCCTGGTGCGCCCCGAAGGACCCATCCCTGATTTCATTCAGGTACTCACCGGCATCAGCAACGAAATGGTGGCACAGGCACCACGCATCGGCGAGGTACTCCCCCAATTCCTTGAGTTTGCGGTCGGTACCGTGTTGGTCGCCCACAACGCACCCTTCGACGTGGGTTTCCTCCGCGCGGCCGCACGCGACTTGGAGTTGCCGTGGCCCAATCCAGCGGTGGTCGACACCGTGAAACTGGCTCGCCGCCTCGTCAGCCGCGACGAGACGCCCAACCACAAGCTGGGCACGCTGGCCGCGTATTTCGGCGCCGAGACCTCCCCCGACCACCGTGCCCTGCACGACGCGCGCGCCACGGTCGATGTGCTGCATGCCCTCCTGGACCGAGCCGGCGGAGCCGGGGCCACCACCGTGGAAGAGCTCGCGGTGCTGACCTCTCGGGTCACCCCCACCCAACGGCGCAAGCGTCATCTGGCCGATGGTCTGCCTGCTACCCCCGGGGTCTACATGTTCACCGGCAACAACGGTCGAGTTCTCTACGTAGGAACCTCCTCCGACATCCGTCGGCGGGTGCGCTCCTACTTCACGGCAAGCGAGCAACGCTCACGCATCCGCGACATGCTCGCAGCCGCCACCGGGGTGACCCCCATCATCTGCGCCACCGACCTAGAGGCACGCGTGCGCGAGCTGCGCCTCATCGCCGAGCACGACCCGCCGTACAACCGCCGCTCACGACGCCCCGAGAACCGCCCCTGGGTCAAGCTCACCCACGAGAGGTTCCCTCGGCTGTCCATCGTGCATCGGGTCCGCGATGACGGTGCCACCTACTGCGGCCCGTATCCGCATCGCGACGCCGCCGACGCCGCAATTCAAGCCATCCACGAAATTCTGCCGCTGCGCAGCTGCACCACCCGCCTGGCGCGGCGCAGCGCAGAGGTCGCGGCCTGTCTGCTGGCGGACCTGGGTCGTTGCGGAGCACCGTGCGAGGGCCGACAGAGCGTGGAGGACTACGGCCAGATCGCCGCCAGGGCGATAGCCCTCATGCAGGGCGCTAGCAGACAAATTCTGCATTCGCTGGCAGAACGGATGAGCGAGCTGTCTAGCGCAGAACGCTTCGAAGAAGCCGGCGCCGTCCGGGATCGCACCGCCACGCTCATCCGCGGGTTGTGCCGATCACAGCGCCTCACCCCACTGGCTGCGACCGCCCAGATCGTCGGGGCCCGACGTCGCGCGGCCGGCGGCTGGGAAGTGGTGTGCGTCAGGTACGGCCGCTTTGCCGGCACCACGCTGACCCCACGGGGAGCGGATCCGATGCCGTACATCGGGGCCATGATCCGCACAGCCGAGGTCGTGGCCGCCCCTACTGCCCCGCATCCGGCCGCGCATCCTGAGGAGACCGAGCTGCTGCATACCTGGCTCACCACCGAGGGCACCCGCCTGGTGGAGGTCGAGGGTGTGTGGGTGTGCCCGGTCGGTGGCGCGGAAGCGCTGGCCGATCTGGCTGTTCCGCGCACGAGCCCCGCGACCAGCGCGTGGATTGACTAG
- a CDS encoding AMP-dependent synthetase/ligase, translating to MYERIVPPLSDPPTNGNLALIPERNARRHPDRVVFSVKNGQDWQSVTAVEFLAQVREVAKGFVAAGVKRGDRVGLMSRTRYEWTLLDFALWTAGAVPVPVYETSSASQVEWILQDSGCVGLIVESSEHLEVAQRARPELPDLRHVWHIDGGAIEHLSMGGAVIDDATLDAATEGMTRADLATIIYTSGTTGRPKGCELTHGNFMNLSDNIVASLSVVVHAPEAAVLLFLPLAHVLARIIEVVVVDAGMRVGHAPDVKNLLPDLQSFRPTFLLAVPRVFEKVYNASDQKATTEGKGRIFRFATRTAIAYSRALDEPGGPSPRLRALHRFCDLLVYRKLRDALGGQVGWAVSGGAPLGPRLGHFYRGIGINILEGYGLTETTAPVAVGRPDALRVGTVGKPLPGCGIRIAEDGEILAHGVGIFRGYRHNPEATAEVLSQDGWLRTGDLGELDADGFLSITGRKKEIIVTAGGKNVAPAMLEDTVRAHPIVSQCVVVGDGRPFIAALLTIDAEMLPSWAKAHDHPDLTPETALTDDLVREHIQMAVDRANSAVSRAESIRDFRLIPGDFTEANGYLTPSMKVRRSAVLKDYEAEIEQIYSGSRTRA from the coding sequence ATGTACGAACGGATCGTCCCGCCCTTGTCCGACCCACCGACGAACGGCAACCTCGCGCTCATCCCCGAACGCAACGCCCGACGGCACCCGGATCGGGTCGTGTTCTCCGTAAAAAACGGCCAGGACTGGCAGTCGGTCACCGCTGTTGAGTTCCTGGCCCAAGTGCGCGAGGTGGCAAAAGGCTTCGTCGCGGCCGGCGTGAAACGCGGCGACCGCGTCGGGCTGATGAGCCGCACCCGCTACGAGTGGACCCTGCTCGACTTCGCGTTGTGGACTGCCGGGGCGGTCCCGGTCCCGGTGTACGAGACGTCCTCGGCTTCCCAAGTGGAGTGGATCCTGCAGGACTCGGGCTGCGTCGGTCTGATCGTGGAAAGCTCCGAACACCTCGAGGTTGCCCAGCGGGCCCGCCCCGAACTGCCTGACCTGCGCCATGTCTGGCATATCGACGGTGGCGCCATCGAGCACTTGAGCATGGGGGGCGCAGTCATCGACGACGCGACCCTGGATGCCGCAACCGAGGGTATGACCCGCGCTGATCTGGCGACCATCATCTACACCTCGGGCACCACCGGAAGGCCCAAGGGTTGCGAATTGACGCACGGCAACTTCATGAACCTCTCGGACAACATCGTGGCTTCCTTGTCGGTGGTCGTGCACGCCCCGGAGGCTGCGGTTCTGCTCTTCCTTCCCCTGGCACATGTGCTGGCTCGAATCATCGAGGTGGTCGTGGTGGACGCCGGGATGCGGGTGGGGCACGCCCCTGATGTGAAGAACCTGCTGCCTGATCTGCAGTCCTTCCGCCCGACCTTCCTGCTCGCCGTTCCGCGAGTTTTCGAAAAGGTCTACAACGCAAGTGACCAGAAAGCCACCACCGAAGGCAAGGGCCGCATCTTCCGGTTCGCCACGCGTACCGCAATCGCCTACAGCCGAGCTCTGGACGAGCCGGGCGGACCCTCACCGCGGTTGCGGGCGCTCCACCGATTCTGCGATCTCTTGGTCTACCGCAAACTGCGCGACGCTCTGGGCGGCCAAGTGGGCTGGGCCGTTTCCGGCGGAGCCCCGCTGGGTCCGCGCCTGGGGCACTTCTACCGCGGCATCGGCATCAACATCCTTGAGGGCTACGGGCTCACCGAAACGACCGCGCCGGTGGCCGTCGGACGCCCGGATGCCCTGCGGGTGGGAACCGTCGGCAAGCCCCTTCCCGGTTGTGGCATCCGGATCGCTGAAGACGGTGAAATCTTGGCCCACGGGGTGGGCATCTTCCGTGGCTACCGGCACAACCCCGAGGCGACCGCGGAGGTCCTGAGCCAGGACGGGTGGCTGCGCACCGGTGACCTGGGCGAGCTCGACGCCGACGGGTTCCTCTCGATCACCGGGCGCAAGAAGGAGATCATCGTCACCGCCGGTGGGAAGAACGTCGCGCCGGCCATGCTCGAAGACACGGTTAGGGCACACCCGATCGTGTCTCAGTGCGTGGTGGTGGGCGACGGTCGCCCCTTCATCGCAGCGCTACTCACCATCGATGCCGAAATGCTGCCCTCGTGGGCCAAAGCACACGATCACCCAGACCTGACTCCCGAGACTGCGTTGACCGACGACCTCGTGCGCGAGCACATCCAGATGGCTGTCGATCGGGCTAACTCTGCAGTGAGCCGCGCCGAATCGATCCGTGATTTCCGGCTCATCCCCGGTGACTTCACCGAGGCCAACGGCTATCTGACGCCATCGATGAAGGTACGCCGCAGTGCAGTCCTGAAGGACTACGAGGCAGAAATCGAACAGATCTACTCAGGGTCACGCACCCGCGCCTGA
- a CDS encoding SRPBCC family protein, with the protein MAERTESKIRIEAPPNDVLDVIADVESYPEWTKDMSQVRVLSLDEQDWPVEVEFTVAAGVISDTYVLRYVWDVQDDGTGTCSWTLKQARTLKAMDGAYVLSADGEATAVSYELGVELAVPLPGMMRRKAEKSIVSTALAGLKKRVEG; encoded by the coding sequence ATGGCTGAGCGCACCGAGTCCAAGATCCGTATCGAGGCTCCACCGAACGACGTTTTGGATGTCATCGCTGACGTCGAGAGCTATCCGGAGTGGACCAAGGACATGAGTCAGGTCCGTGTCCTTTCCCTCGACGAGCAGGACTGGCCGGTGGAAGTCGAATTCACCGTGGCCGCCGGTGTCATCTCGGACACCTACGTGCTGCGCTACGTCTGGGACGTCCAGGACGACGGCACCGGAACCTGTTCGTGGACCTTGAAACAAGCACGCACCCTTAAAGCCATGGACGGCGCCTATGTGCTCAGCGCCGACGGGGAGGCAACTGCGGTCAGTTATGAGTTGGGTGTGGAGCTGGCGGTGCCGCTGCCAGGGATGATGCGGCGCAAGGCTGAGAAGTCGATCGTCTCCACGGCGTTGGCAGGCTTGAAGAAACGCGTCGAGGGATGA